GACGCTGCAGGAAGGGTGCGGACACCTGGACAAGCCTTGACTGCTGGGTCCGCGCCGCGAGGGCGAACAGGCGCCAGCCCAGGCGGTAGCGCCGGGTGAGCGGGTCCCGCTCCACCATCCCCTCGACTTCGAGGGCACGCAGCGCCCTCGACACCTGGCTCTTCTCCCTGTCCAGCCGCTGCGCGATCCAGCTGACACCGAACCCGTCCACGTCCCGGTGGTCCCCGTGACCGGCGAGCACTTCGAGGATCTCCATGTCCCGGCGCAGCCCGACAGAGGACACCGGTGTCTTCTCGCTCATCCCCACCCGTTCATAACGAAACGTTGCCAATTTTTGCAACAGTTGCAACTTATTTTGCGCTGACCGCAACTAGTCGCATACGTTTGCAAACTCATGCAAGCGTAAATGAAGGCGGTCACTCATGAGTTTCAGCGAGTATGTGATCTCGCGCTGGGGCACTCTCTCGCTGGCCGCCGCCGAACACGCCCTCGTGGTGGGGATCGCCATCGGCATCGCCACGGTCGTCGGCGTCGGTATAGGGCTCCTCGCCCATGATGTCCCCAAGGTGCGGAGCGGCTCGCTGACGATCTCCGCCGCGATCCTGACGGTCCCCTCCCTGGCACTGCTCACGCTGCTCATCCCGCTCACCGGACTCGGCTGGGGATCCACGCTGGTCGCGCTGACCGCGTACGCGTTTCTGCCGATCATCCGGAACACGGTGACCGGGCTACGCGGCGTGGACGCCGCCACGGTGGAGGCAGGGCGCGGGATGGGGCTGAGCCGTAGCCGTGTCCTGCTGAAGGTGCAGCTGCCGCTGGCCTGGCCGCTGATCCTGGCAGGCGTGCGCATCGCGACGCAGATGCTTATCGGCATCGCGGCCATCGCCGCCTACGTCGACGGGCCCGGGCTCGGCACGCAGATCTTCGAGGGGCTCTCCCGGCTCGGCTCGGTGAACTCGCTCAACGCGACGCTCGCGGGCACGCTCGGCATCGTGGTCATCGCCGTGCTGTTCGACCTGTTCTTCTTCACCGTCCGCCAACTGACCATTCCAAGGGGGCTCCGTGTTCGGCAGTGACACCGAAGGCGTGCGTATCGAGTTGCGCGGGTTGACCAAGCAGTACCCAGGCCAGGACGCGCCCGCGGTCGACGACGTCAACCTCGACATCCCCGCCGGAGAGCTCGTGGTCTTCGTCGGCCCGTCGGGCTGTGGCAAGACGACCACGATGAAGATGATCAATCGTCTGGTCGAGCCCACATCGGGCGAGATCCGCATCGGCGGCAAGGACATCCTGAGCCTGCATCCCGATGAGCTACGCAGGCACATCGGCTACGCCATCCAGCAGGTGGGGCTGTTCCCGCACATGACCATCGGGCAGAACATCGGCCTGGTGCCGAAGCTGCTGGGCTGGCCGGCGGCCCGGACGGCCGCCCGGGTCGAGGAACTGCTGTCACTGGTCAACCTGGAGCCGTCGCTGTTCCACGACCGCTATCCCCGCCAGCTCTCCGGGGGGCAGCAGCAGCGCGTCGGCGTGGCCAGGGCGCTGGCGGCCGATCCACCCGTGATGTTGATGGACGAGCCCTTCGGCGCCACCGACCCCATCACGCGTGAGCATCTGCAGAAGGAGTTCGTCAAACTCCAGAGGCAGCTGCGCAAGACGATCATTTTCGTCACCCACGACTTCGAGGAGGCCATCAAGCTGGGCGACCGCATCGCCGTACTGAAGGAGCGGTCGCACATCGCGCAGTACGACACGCCCGCGAACATCCTCGCCCAACCCGCCGACGCCTACGTCGCCGGCTTCATCGGCGAGGACGCCACGCTCAAACGGCTCGCGCTGCTGCGCGTGGAGGACCTGCCGTGCGCGGGGCCGCCGAACGGCGCGGGCCTGCCGCCGGTCGTCGCGGGCACCAGCCTGCGCGAGGCGCTGGACGTCATGATCGCGCACGGCACCGACCGCTGCAGTACGCCCTCCGGCGTGCTGACCTACGCGGCGCTGTGCGAGGCGATGAGATCCGGGCCCGGGGCCGTGCCGCAGGAGGAAGTGGTCGCCGGTGACCGCTGAGACAGTCGCCGTCGGCCGGGTGCGACCGGCCGGAGGAGCCTTGGGGCTGCGCCACCTCATCACCCCGCTCGCCGTCTGCGCCGCGCTGGCCGCCCTGTACGCCTGGGTCGGCACACTTGAGCTCGACTCCATCGAACGGCGCAGCCTCAACCGGACGGTGATCCTGACCAAGGCCGTGGAGCACATTCAGCTGACCCTCGTTGCGACGGCGCTCGTGCTGGTCATCGCGATCCCACTGGGCATCGTCGCCTCGCGCGCCAGGAACCGGCTGATCACGCCGGTCATCCTCACCGCGGCCAACCTGGGCCAGGCGATTCCCTGCATCGGGCTTCTCGTGCTGTGCACCTTCCTGATGGGAGTGGGCTTCCAGACCGCCCTGGTGGGGCTGGTGGCATATGCGGTGCTCCCGGTGCTGCGCAACACGATGATCGGGGTTCAGCAGGTCGATCCGACTCTCATCGAGGCCGCCCGGGGCATGGGGATGACCAGAGGGCAGATCCTGCGGCGGGTGGAACTCAAGCTGGCCGTTCCCGCGATTCTCGCCGGTCTGCGGACGGCGCTCGTCCTCACCGTCGGCGTCGCCACACTCGGCGCGTTCGTCGCCGCGGGCGGCTTCGGTGAGCTGATCATCAACGGGCTCAAGCTGAATCGCATGCCCGTGACCGTCGTCGGCGCCGTGCTGACCGCGTGCATCGCCTTCGCCGTCGACTGGCTGGGCGCACTCGCCGAGAACCTGCTCAAGCCCCGCGGCATGTGACCGCGCCCCGCATCCGACCGTCCGCAATCCCGATCCGAAAAGGTGTCTTCAGCCATGGGTGCACGAACCCTCCGCCATACGCTCGCCCTGCTCGCCGCCGCGACGTTGACCGTGACCACCGTGAGCGGCTGCGGCTCCGCCGACGCCGTCGAAGCATCGAGCGCGGGTAACGAGCTCGCCGGCGCCAAGTTCGTCATCGGTTCCAAGGACTTCACCGAGAACATCATGCTCGGGCAGATCACCGTGCAGCTGCTCAAGGCACACGGGGCCGAGGTCGTCGACAAGACCAACCTCGGCGGCACCGCTCCCAACCGTAAGGCTCTGGAGTCCGGATCGATCGATATGTACTGGGACTACTCAGGCACCGGATGGATCGAGCACCTGAAGAACGCCACCCCCATCCAGGACTCGGCCGAACAGTTCAAGGCCACGGCGGCGGCGGACCTGGAGAAGAACAAGATCCAGTGGATCGGGCCGACCCCGCTGAACAACACCTATGCCCTGGCGATCCGTTCGGAGAAGGCCAAGGAGCTCGGCGTCAAGACGATCTCCGACGTGGTCGAGCTGTCGAAGTCCAAGCCCGAGGAGGTCACGCTGTGCATCGAGACGGAGTTCTCGACCCGTGACGACGGCCTGCCGGGACTGTCCAAGGCCTACGGCATGACCATCCCGAAGGACCGGATCAGCCTGCTGGACACCGGCGTCGTCTACACCGAGACGGACAAGGGGCAGACCTGCAACTTCGGTGAGGTGTTCACCACCGACGGGCGTATCGCCGCGCTCGACCTCACGGTGCTGCAGGACGACAAGCACTTCTTCCCGTCCTACAACGCCGCCGTCACCCTGCGGCAGGAGACTTACCAGAAGCACCCCGCGCTCGAGAAGGTGCTCCAGCCGGTGATCGACAAGCTGGACGACGCGACCATGCAGAAGCTCAACGCCCGGGTCGACGTCGACGGCGAGGAGCCGGGCAAGGTCTCCGCCGACTGGCTCGACAAGTCGGGCTTCCTCGGCAGCGGATCATAGCGGCGGAACCACCGCGCGCCACCGGACGGCGGACGGGCCCGTACGGCGTCCGCGGAGGCTCTTCCCCGGTGCGTCCGGTGGTTCCCGCCGGATACCGGGGATGGAATGCTGAGCGGGGGTACGTGGTTATGCGAGCCGTACAGCTGTGAGAGACAAGAGGAGCCAACGGTGGCCACCATCGAGGTAACCGAGAAGAACTTCAACGAGATCGCCGATGAGGGGATCGTCCTGCTGGACTTCTGGGCGGCCTGGTGCGGGCCGTGCCGCACGTTCGGGCCGATCTTCGAGAAGTCGTCGGAGAAGCACGACGACATCAAGTTCGGCAAGATCGACACCGAGGCGGAGCAGGCGCTGGCCCAGGGCTTCGAGATCACCTCGATCCCGACGATCATGGCGATCCGCGACGGCATCGTCGTCTTCGCCCAGCCCGGAGCCCTGCCCGCGCCGGCCCTGGAGGATCTGATCGGTCAGGTCCGCGCGCTCGACATGGAGGCCATCCGCGCCGAGCTCGCGAGCGAGATGGGCACTCAGAACAACTGATGCCCCGGATCGGGAAAGCCCCGCAGCCGCGGTAGCGCGTTCCAGTGGGACGGCCTGGAAGGGGGCGCCGCCCGTCGGGCAGGCGGTGCCCCTTTCGCCGGTCGCCTCCGCCGCCGCGCGCGACCACGAGCGGGAGCGGTGCAGGTCGGCTCAGCCGCAGTGCACCCATTCCGAGATGAAGTAGATCTCAGGGCTCTGGCCGCCCCATTGAATGCACTTGCCCGCCGCGTTGACCTTGACCGGGCCGGCGTAAATCTTGAACTGACCCTCGTCCCTTGTGAAAGCGGCACCGCTGCTGGCCCGGATCACGGCCGAGAGGTAGGAGGCCGTGCCGGTCGTCTTCTTCCAGGTGACCACACAGTTGGTGGTGCCGTTGTAGAGCAGGTAGGCGGTGGCGCTGCGCAGATCGAACTGGTCGATCACGTGGTAGGAGCCGCCGCCGCAGGTCGTGGTCGTCGCTTCTCGGCGCGTCATCAGGGGGAGGACGTGGTCGGCGCGGTGCCCCCGGTCCATGGGGTGGTGCCTGGCACTGGTGCTACCGCCCATCCGGGGCGCACCTGCCCGCGGCCTTGACTGTGACCATGATCGGGACAGTTTAACCCTAAAGTGATCATTGTTGCACTCTGGGAAGCTTGTCGCTTTTGGTGAAAATCGCAGCCTGGGGGAAGGCGTTGCGCATGAGTTCGGCACCGCAGTCCCGGGATCGCTCAGGGCGGCCCGGCGGCGTGAAGACGGGCGCCCGCTCGTTGTGAGCGGGCGCCCGGAATCGCTTGGGATCAGTCCGTCGCGACAACCCCTTGGAACCCAGGAGCGGAGGTTCGGGGCTTTCGGCGGAGTCGCCTCCGGTGGGTCAGACCGAGCGGTACAGCTCCGCCACCCGGAAGGCCAGGTCCAGCGACTGGCCCCGGTTGAGGCGCGGGTCGCAGGCCGTCTCGTAGCGCCGTGCCAGGTCGCTCTCGGCGATGTCCCAGCCGCCGCCCACGCATTCGGTGACGTCGTCACCGGTCAGCTCGATGTGGATGCCTCCCGGGTGGGTGCCGAGCGCGCCGTGCACCTCGAAGAAGCCGGCGACCTCGTTCAGCACGTCGTCCAGGCGGCGGGTCTTGTGGCCGCTGGGAGCCTCGAACGTGTTGCCGTGCATCGGGTCGCAGATCCACGCCACCGTCGCACCGCTCGCGGTGACCTTCTCCACCAGTGTGGGAAGGTGGTCGCGGATCTTCGAGGCGCCCATCCGGGTGATGAACGTGAGGCGTCCGGGCTCGTTGTCCGGGTTCAGCTTCTCGATCAGGGCGAGGGCGTCCTCGGGGCTGGTCGTGGGGCCGAGCTTCACCCCGATCGGGTTGCGGATCCGGGAGAAGAACTCCACGTGCGCGCCGTCGAGCTGGCGGGTGCGCTCGCCGATCCAGACCATGTGGGCCGAGACGTCGTACGGCTGACCGGTCCGCGAGTCGATCCTGGTGAGCGCCCGGTCGTAGTCGAGGATCAGCGCCTCGTGCGAGGAGTAGAACTCGACACTGTGGAACTCCTCCGGCTCGGCCCCGCAGGCGCGCATGAACGCCAGCGCCTGGTCGATCTCCCGGGCGAGCTGCTCGTAGCGCTTCCCGGCCGGGGACTCGGCCACGAAGTCCTGGTTCCAGGCGTGCACCTGGCGCAGGTCGGCGTAGCCGCCCTTGGTGAAGGCGCGGGCCAGGTTCAGCGTCACGGCCGAGGAGTGGTAGGCGCGCAGCAGCCGCCAGGGGTCGGGGACACGTGACCCGGGGGTGAAGTCGAAGCCGTTGACCATGTCGCCGCGGTAGGCGGGCAGCTCCACGCCGTCACGGGTCTCGTTGTTCTTGGATCGCGGTTTGGCGAACTGCCCGGCCATCCGGCCGATCTTCACGACCGGCACCTTCGCCGCGTAGGTGAGCACGATCGCCATCTGCAGCAGCGTCTTCAGCTTGTTGCGCACGTCGTCCGCGGTGGCCCCGGCGAACGTCTCGGCGCAGTCGCCGCCCTGCAGCACGAAGGCCTCGCCACGCGCCACCGCCGCCAGGTCCGCCTTGAGGTTGTCACACTCCCCGGCGAACACCAGGGGCGGCAGCCCCGCCAGTTCGGCGACGACCTTGTCCAGCTCGCCGCGGTCGGGCCACTCGGGCTGCTGCGCCGCAGGCAGCTGCCGCCAGGAATCGAGGTTGATGCTCACGACATACCAGGCTATTGCAACCGGGCGCGCGAACTCACCTTATTGTCCACGGAGTGAGAAACTTCTTTATACATCGTGAGACCCTGCCGGGGTTCCGACATGCTCGGGGCGGACTCCGAAGCCGATGAAACGGCGGGCGAGGGCGCCGATCACCGGCAGCCGGGAGATGTCACGCGGCAGTCTCAACGGCCGGGCGTCTCCGGACAGGGCGCGGCTGATCAACCGGTCCTGCACCACGCGCTGGGCGAACTGGGTGATCACGGTGGGCGGAGTGCGGCGACGCTGGACCCTGGCGAGCAGGGACTCGGGAATCTCGGTTCCGGCGGCCAGCGGTCCGGCCAGCAGGTTGGCCGCGGCCACCGCGTCCTGCACGGCCAGATTGATGCCGACGCCGAAGACCGGGGACATGGCGTGTGCCGCGTCACCGATGATCAACAGGCCCGGCCGGTGCCAGCGGCGCAGCCGGTTGAGCGCGACCGACAGCACGTTCACCTCGCCGAAGCCCGACAGCAGCCCCACCCGGTCGGCGAGGAAGGGCAGCAGCCCGGCGACCGGACCGCGGAGCGCCTCTATGCCCCGGGCCCGCAGGGCGTCGAAACCGCCCTTGGGGATCAGATAGGCGAGCTGCCAGTAGGTCTCGCGGTTGATCGCCACCATCATGTGGCCGGTGGACACGCGCAGGAACAGCTGGTCGGGGTCCGTGGACTCGCGCGGCAGCCGGAACCACAGCACGTCCATCGGCGCGCCGTGCTCCACCGGGACGAGCCCGGCTGCCCGGCGCACGTCGGAGTGCCGGCCGTCGGTGGCCACGGTGAGCGCCGCCCGCAGCTCGTGCTCGCCGTCGGCGTCCCGGTAACGGACCCCGCGCACCGCGTCGCCCTCCCGGATCACGTCGTGGACCTCGGCGTTCATGACGAGGCGGAAGGTGGGGTACCGCTTGGCGGCGTCGGTCACCAGGTTGAGGAAGTCCCACTGCGGCACAAAGGCGATGTAGCCGTAGCGGCCGGGGAGCCTGGACAGGTCGGCGATCGGCACCATGGCGTCGTCGGTCCACACGGTCATGCGCTGCGCCTTGCGGTGGGGCAGCCGGTCGAACTCCCCGGCCAGGCCGAGCTCGTCGAGGAGTTGCAGGGTCGAGGGGTGGATGGTGTCGCCCCTGAAGTCGCGCAGGAAGTCGCCATGCTTCTCCAGCAGCGTCACCTGGACTCCGGCGCGGGCCAGCAGCAGGGCGAGAACGGCTCCCGCGGGGCCGCCCCCCACGATCACGCATGTGCTCTGATCCATAATTCATCACCCATTGAAATTTTGGCACAGGGAACCCGGGAAGGGAACACCCTTGCCGGGTTCCCTGTGGTGTCGGCGAAATTTCCAACGGATAGTGAAGTAATCCCAACGACTTTCACGTGATCTTGCCGTACTCGACGTGGGTGAGAACGAGAGCGGCCTTGGCGATATCGCCGACTCGGCTGGGGCTGAGCGTGATGTGCTGAAGCGTCCGCCGGCGTTGCTCCAGCGGTCCGTCGGCGCGGGCCCGCTCCGGTGCGTCCTTCGGTTCGGGTGCCCGCCGCGCCCGGACCGACTCTCCATGACCTCGACGATGCGGGCCGGCCCCTCGTCAACCGTCCGCCACGCCCTCATGACCGCGTTCGGGCTTGATCCTCCACCAGGGCGGCGAAACCGTCGAGATGGCGTGCAAGGCCGTACTCGAACAGTCCGTCCAGGTCCGACGCCGTTTCCTCTGGAATCGTGGCCAGCAGTGGGAATCGTCCGCTGTCGAGGAGTTCATCGGCCCGCTTCCGCTGTGCCAGCCACCACTGGGCGAGCGTCACACCGGTCTCCTGCTCCGCTTCGACCTCATCCGCCATGGGCAGAGCAACGGTGACGACCAGTGCGTGCAGCGTGAGTGCCTCGCGAATCCGTGTCGTCATGGGCAGCCCAAGCCCGTCGAGTGCGCGCAGGGTCCACTCGGTGTGGGCCATCACGTTGGGCACGAGCAACGGGCGAGTGAACGAGACGGCCCTGGGCAGCCAGAGGTGTCGCCGGCACAGCTCCCATTGCCGGCGGGAGATCAATTCGAGCTTGGCTCGCCATCCCTGTGGCCCCGGGATGGGTAGCTCTGGTTCACCGAAGGCTTCGTCGACCATCTGTGTCACCAGTTCGTCTTTGTTCGCCACGTGCCGATACAGCGACATCGGACCGACGCCGAGTTCGGCCGCGAGTCGCCGCATGGACACGGCGTCGAGTCCCTCGATGTCGGCGATCGCGATGGCGGTGCGGAGAACGTGCTTGCGGTTCAGTGCCTGCTTGGCGACACCGGCCTGCCGCGGTCTGGGTGACGTGGTCAGGCTGACCGGCTGCTTGTGGCTCGTGCGTGCGCTGACCACCGTGCCGGAACCGACCTTCGCTTCGACCAGGCCCTCGTCGCGGAGAGCCGCCATCACTTTGGTTGCGGTCGCGACCGCGACGCCCCATCGCTGGGCGATCTGCCGGATGGAAGGCATCCGATCACCGGGCCGCAGGTCGCCGGTCAGGATCCGGGCACGGATCTCCGCGGCGATCCGCCGGTATGGCGGATCCGGTCGCTGCGCTGACGACGGCATGGGAGCCCCCGATCTATTGGTGAGGTCGTTGCCTTCCGGCAGTGTACTAGTTCAGCTTCTACAGTACTAGTTCACTTTGGCTACTCAAATGACTAAATAAACGCCACTTCTTCGGCAGTGTCGATACTCTGTACGCATGACAGCAGATACGCCGTACGCATCTGTGCGGCAGGTGGATGACGCAGACCAGCAGACGGTGTTGGACATCCTCACCGAGGCGTTCATGAACGATCCCGTCGCCTGCTGGCTCTTCCCCGAGGTCGGCGAACGAGGTCGTCTCCAGTCGCACTTCTACCGCCCTCTGCTCGCCCGTCCCGCCGCCGAGACATACCTGGTCGGCCGTCACGAGGGTGCTTCGGTGTGGCTGACGTTGGCCGCAGGCCAGGCGCCCCATGAGGAGCACCCGGACGCGCCCGAGGCGGGCCTGAACTCGGTCTTCGGTGAGAGCGGCGCGCGGCTGCGGGCTCTGGGTCAGGCGCTGGCTCAACGGCACCCCGATCGCGGACCGCACCTCTACCTCCCGTGTATGGGGGTGGTCGGCGGGCGGCAGGGCGCCGGACTCGGCTCGGCGATGTTGCGGCACCGGCTGGCGCGAGCGGACGCCGACGGGCTCGCCGCGTATCTGGAAGCGGGTTCGCCCCGGAGTCGTGCCCTCTACCTGCGGCACGGATTCGAGGATCTCGGCGAACCGGTTCGTGTGGCGGACAGCCCGCTCCTGTGGCCGATGTGGCGCCAACCGCGCCGTTGACCGCCGACGCACGACAACGCCGCCGACTCGCACCACCCGTCCGGCCACCCTCGCTCAACCGGCAGAACCCAACAGACAACCCAACAGGCACAAAGGGAGAACCTCAATGACAACGAACCATGAAGCAGACGCCAGCGGTGTCAGCGAACTCGGCAAGACGCCGCTGCACGACACCGCGACCGCCACGGCCGATCACGACGGTGATCGGCGACCGCCGACCCTGGTGTTCATCCACGGCACCAACGCCCCGTCGTACATGTGGTCGGGGCTGATCAACGAACTCACCCTGCGCGGGCACCGGAGCGTGTCCGTCGACCTTCCGGGACACGGCGACGAAGCGTTCATCCCCCGTGCCTACCAGGCTCCGCAAGACCTCCAGGCGCTGGCAACCGAACCGTCGCCGCTCGCCGAGTTCACCATCGACGACTATGTCGAGCGCGTCGTGGATGTGGTGCGCCGCGCCCGCCGCCACGGGCCCGTGATCCTTGTCGGCGCCAGCCAGGGCGGCGTCACCGTGAGCAGGGTCGGCAACGCCGTCCCCGACCTGCTCGATCGGGTTGTCTACGTCGCGGCGTACTGCTGCGTGGACCTGCCGAACATGACCGCCTATCTCGCCACGCCGGAGAACGGCGACAGCCTGCTCCCCCAAGTGACCCAGGCGCTGGTTGCCGATCCAGCGATCCTGGGGGTGAGCCGGGTCAACTGGCGCTCGGCCGACCCGTCGGTGTTCGACGGCATCAAGCAGTGCCTTGCCGGCGACTTCACCGACGAGGCGGTGAGCCGGCTGCTCCACACGCTCGAGCCGGACGAGACCGCCGGCATTCCCCTGGCTGAAGCGCGGGGCGAAGCGCAGACCTGGGGCCGGATCCCCCGGACGTATGTGCGCTTCACCCTCGACCGGCTGATTCCCCTGGCGCTGCAAGACCGATTCATCAACGAGGCCGACCGCCTCACTCCGGACAACCCGACTGACGTGCGAAGCGTCGCGGCACCCCATGTCGGCCCGTTCAGCCGGCCCGTACTGGTGGAGATCTTCGCCGAGCTCGCCGGCCGCTGACCCGGCGCGCACTCCGAAACGGCCGGCCGGGTCGGGCGCGCCGTCCGGCCACCGCTCGTCGACGAGCCTGCTCATAGGCACGGGATGACGGGCCTGGATGAGCAGCGCGGCGAGCACGGTGCGGCGTGATCAAGCTGAGACGACCTCGCCCGCCTGGACGATGTGGCGGATGCGCTCGGGCTCGGCGAGCACGCCGATGTCCCGCAGCGGGTCGCCGTCGAGCACGAGCAGATCGGCGTGCGCGCCCACGGACAGGGTGCCGATCTCGCCTGCCATGCCGACCAGTTCGGCGGCGTTGACCGTGGCCGCGCGCAGGACGTCGAGCGGCTGCTGGACCTCGCCGCGCAGGCGAAACTCGTGGTTCTGGTGCCGGTGCATGCCGCCCAGCAGGTCGGTGCCGTAGACGAGCCGCACGCCCCCGCGGGCCGCGCGTTCCAGCGCCAGGAGGCCCGCGCCGAGCACGTCGTCGACCTTGCGCCAGCTCGACTCGGGCAGTCCGAACGCCATGCCCTCCTCCTTGAGCGCCCAGTAGGTCACCAGGGTCGGCACGAGGTAGGCGTCCTGCTCCAGGAACAGCTCGACGCTGCTGTCGTCGATCAGGTTGCCGTGCTCGATGGAGCGTACGCCCGCCTCGAGGGCGCGGTTGACGGCGCGCGCGGTATAGGCGTGCGCGGCCACGTAGCGGTTGGCGGCCGCGGCCTCCTCGACGATCGCGCGGAGCTCGTCCATGGAGTACTGGGTGGAGTCGATGCGGTCGGTCGGGGAGGCCACGCCGCCGGAGGCCATGACCTTGATGTGGTGGGCGCCCTTGCGCAACTCGTCACGCGCGGCGGCTCGCACGGCGTCCACGCCGTCGGCGACGCGGCCGACACCGGCGCAGCACGGGTGATCGTCCTGCTGGTTCACGCCCCGGCCACGGAAGTCGGCGTGGCCGCCGGTCTGGCTCAGTCCCTTGCCGCAGAACAGCAGCCGCGGACCCCGGACCAGGCCCTCGGCCTGGGCGTCGGCGAGGCCGAAGTCCGCGCCGGAGGCGTCGCGTACGGTGGTGAAGCCGCGGTCGAGCATCTGGCTCATGATCCGGGCGCTGTGCGCGGCGACGTACGACGGCGACATGGACCCGAGGGAGCCGAGGTCGGCGGACGCGGCGGTGACGTGCACGTGCGCGTCGATGAGGCCGGGCACGACGCTGGCGCCCGCGACATCGACCACCCGGGTGCCCTCGGGCGCGGCCAGCCCGGGGCCCGCCTCCACGATGCGGCCGTCCTCGCAGCGCAGATCGCCCTCGGCGTACTCGCCGGTGGTCACGTCGAG
This DNA window, taken from Streptosporangium album, encodes the following:
- a CDS encoding ABC transporter permease translates to MSFSEYVISRWGTLSLAAAEHALVVGIAIGIATVVGVGIGLLAHDVPKVRSGSLTISAAILTVPSLALLTLLIPLTGLGWGSTLVALTAYAFLPIIRNTVTGLRGVDAATVEAGRGMGLSRSRVLLKVQLPLAWPLILAGVRIATQMLIGIAAIAAYVDGPGLGTQIFEGLSRLGSVNSLNATLAGTLGIVVIAVLFDLFFFTVRQLTIPRGLRVRQ
- a CDS encoding ABC transporter ATP-binding protein; this translates as MFGSDTEGVRIELRGLTKQYPGQDAPAVDDVNLDIPAGELVVFVGPSGCGKTTTMKMINRLVEPTSGEIRIGGKDILSLHPDELRRHIGYAIQQVGLFPHMTIGQNIGLVPKLLGWPAARTAARVEELLSLVNLEPSLFHDRYPRQLSGGQQQRVGVARALAADPPVMLMDEPFGATDPITREHLQKEFVKLQRQLRKTIIFVTHDFEEAIKLGDRIAVLKERSHIAQYDTPANILAQPADAYVAGFIGEDATLKRLALLRVEDLPCAGPPNGAGLPPVVAGTSLREALDVMIAHGTDRCSTPSGVLTYAALCEAMRSGPGAVPQEEVVAGDR
- the trxA gene encoding thioredoxin, whose protein sequence is MATIEVTEKNFNEIADEGIVLLDFWAAWCGPCRTFGPIFEKSSEKHDDIKFGKIDTEAEQALAQGFEITSIPTIMAIRDGIVVFAQPGALPAPALEDLIGQVRALDMEAIRAELASEMGTQNN
- a CDS encoding GNAT family N-acetyltransferase; its protein translation is MTADTPYASVRQVDDADQQTVLDILTEAFMNDPVACWLFPEVGERGRLQSHFYRPLLARPAAETYLVGRHEGASVWLTLAAGQAPHEEHPDAPEAGLNSVFGESGARLRALGQALAQRHPDRGPHLYLPCMGVVGGRQGAGLGSAMLRHRLARADADGLAAYLEAGSPRSRALYLRHGFEDLGEPVRVADSPLLWPMWRQPRR
- a CDS encoding alpha/beta fold hydrolase → MTTNHEADASGVSELGKTPLHDTATATADHDGDRRPPTLVFIHGTNAPSYMWSGLINELTLRGHRSVSVDLPGHGDEAFIPRAYQAPQDLQALATEPSPLAEFTIDDYVERVVDVVRRARRHGPVILVGASQGGVTVSRVGNAVPDLLDRVVYVAAYCCVDLPNMTAYLATPENGDSLLPQVTQALVADPAILGVSRVNWRSADPSVFDGIKQCLAGDFTDEAVSRLLHTLEPDETAGIPLAEARGEAQTWGRIPRTYVRFTLDRLIPLALQDRFINEADRLTPDNPTDVRSVAAPHVGPFSRPVLVEIFAELAGR
- a CDS encoding ABC transporter permease; translation: MTAETVAVGRVRPAGGALGLRHLITPLAVCAALAALYAWVGTLELDSIERRSLNRTVILTKAVEHIQLTLVATALVLVIAIPLGIVASRARNRLITPVILTAANLGQAIPCIGLLVLCTFLMGVGFQTALVGLVAYAVLPVLRNTMIGVQQVDPTLIEAARGMGMTRGQILRRVELKLAVPAILAGLRTALVLTVGVATLGAFVAAGGFGELIINGLKLNRMPVTVVGAVLTACIAFAVDWLGALAENLLKPRGM
- a CDS encoding class II 3-deoxy-7-phosphoheptulonate synthase, whose amino-acid sequence is MSINLDSWRQLPAAQQPEWPDRGELDKVVAELAGLPPLVFAGECDNLKADLAAVARGEAFVLQGGDCAETFAGATADDVRNKLKTLLQMAIVLTYAAKVPVVKIGRMAGQFAKPRSKNNETRDGVELPAYRGDMVNGFDFTPGSRVPDPWRLLRAYHSSAVTLNLARAFTKGGYADLRQVHAWNQDFVAESPAGKRYEQLAREIDQALAFMRACGAEPEEFHSVEFYSSHEALILDYDRALTRIDSRTGQPYDVSAHMVWIGERTRQLDGAHVEFFSRIRNPIGVKLGPTTSPEDALALIEKLNPDNEPGRLTFITRMGASKIRDHLPTLVEKVTASGATVAWICDPMHGNTFEAPSGHKTRRLDDVLNEVAGFFEVHGALGTHPGGIHIELTGDDVTECVGGGWDIAESDLARRYETACDPRLNRGQSLDLAFRVAELYRSV
- a CDS encoding FAD-dependent oxidoreductase; the encoded protein is MDQSTCVIVGGGPAGAVLALLLARAGVQVTLLEKHGDFLRDFRGDTIHPSTLQLLDELGLAGEFDRLPHRKAQRMTVWTDDAMVPIADLSRLPGRYGYIAFVPQWDFLNLVTDAAKRYPTFRLVMNAEVHDVIREGDAVRGVRYRDADGEHELRAALTVATDGRHSDVRRAAGLVPVEHGAPMDVLWFRLPRESTDPDQLFLRVSTGHMMVAINRETYWQLAYLIPKGGFDALRARGIEALRGPVAGLLPFLADRVGLLSGFGEVNVLSVALNRLRRWHRPGLLIIGDAAHAMSPVFGVGINLAVQDAVAAANLLAGPLAAGTEIPESLLARVQRRRTPPTVITQFAQRVVQDRLISRALSGDARPLRLPRDISRLPVIGALARRFIGFGVRPEHVGTPAGSHDV
- a CDS encoding glycine betaine ABC transporter substrate-binding protein; amino-acid sequence: MGARTLRHTLALLAAATLTVTTVSGCGSADAVEASSAGNELAGAKFVIGSKDFTENIMLGQITVQLLKAHGAEVVDKTNLGGTAPNRKALESGSIDMYWDYSGTGWIEHLKNATPIQDSAEQFKATAAADLEKNKIQWIGPTPLNNTYALAIRSEKAKELGVKTISDVVELSKSKPEEVTLCIETEFSTRDDGLPGLSKAYGMTIPKDRISLLDTGVVYTETDKGQTCNFGEVFTTDGRIAALDLTVLQDDKHFFPSYNAAVTLRQETYQKHPALEKVLQPVIDKLDDATMQKLNARVDVDGEEPGKVSADWLDKSGFLGSGS
- a CDS encoding GntR family transcriptional regulator, whose product is MPSSAQRPDPPYRRIAAEIRARILTGDLRPGDRMPSIRQIAQRWGVAVATATKVMAALRDEGLVEAKVGSGTVVSARTSHKQPVSLTTSPRPRQAGVAKQALNRKHVLRTAIAIADIEGLDAVSMRRLAAELGVGPMSLYRHVANKDELVTQMVDEAFGEPELPIPGPQGWRAKLELISRRQWELCRRHLWLPRAVSFTRPLLVPNVMAHTEWTLRALDGLGLPMTTRIREALTLHALVVTVALPMADEVEAEQETGVTLAQWWLAQRKRADELLDSGRFPLLATIPEETASDLDGLFEYGLARHLDGFAALVEDQARTRS